A single genomic interval of Methylosinus sp. LW4 harbors:
- a CDS encoding DUF1501 domain-containing protein gives MSGHSRRDWLVGSAYGLGGFALNASLPGGGILSIPVAAAAPKLDPLARREPHFAPKAKSIIWLHMDGAPSTLDLFDYKPTLERLAGQDTPESFLTGIRTAGQGKTGKLFASNRAWKQYGESGAWFSDFLPELAQHADEIAFVKSSVTVGATHDISILKLNTGDLVPGRPSLGAWISYALGSANPDLPPFVVLYAGDKEPRGGAINWSSGFLPAVYQGTAFRSGPSPILHLERPELISSTEQRSNLDLLLHLNEKDATRHPNDSELAARARSYELAYRMEASAPEAVDLTRETAATRELYGLNSEATREYGTILLRARRLVERGVRFVQVVSWPFDNAGVDFSNWDAHSKLEENHGARSRAVDKPIAGLLADLKSRGLLDETLVVWTSEFGRTSYGQSGDGRDHNPWGYTQWLAGGGVKGGYTHGATDEIGLKAVENPVDTYDLHATVLQLVGLDHLKTTFSRAGRAERPTVVYGKVVKELLA, from the coding sequence ATGAGCGGACATTCGAGACGTGACTGGTTGGTCGGTTCGGCCTATGGGCTCGGCGGATTCGCGCTGAACGCCTCTCTGCCCGGAGGCGGCATTCTTTCGATTCCTGTTGCGGCAGCCGCGCCGAAGCTCGATCCTTTGGCGCGACGGGAGCCGCATTTCGCGCCCAAGGCGAAGTCGATCATCTGGCTGCATATGGACGGCGCTCCGAGCACGCTCGACCTCTTCGACTACAAGCCGACTTTGGAGCGGCTGGCCGGACAGGACACGCCGGAATCGTTCTTGACGGGCATTCGCACCGCTGGTCAAGGCAAGACTGGAAAGCTGTTCGCTTCCAATCGTGCTTGGAAGCAATATGGCGAGAGCGGCGCATGGTTTTCGGATTTTCTGCCGGAGCTCGCGCAGCATGCGGACGAAATCGCTTTCGTGAAGTCCAGCGTCACCGTCGGCGCCACGCATGACATCTCGATCTTGAAGCTCAACACCGGCGATCTCGTTCCCGGCCGTCCTTCGCTCGGGGCGTGGATTTCCTACGCGCTCGGCTCGGCCAATCCAGATTTGCCCCCCTTCGTCGTGCTCTATGCGGGGGATAAGGAGCCGCGGGGCGGAGCCATCAATTGGAGCTCGGGCTTCCTTCCGGCGGTCTATCAAGGCACGGCGTTTCGATCGGGACCATCGCCGATACTCCATCTCGAGCGGCCGGAATTGATTTCTTCCACCGAGCAGAGATCCAATCTCGATCTCCTGCTGCATCTCAATGAGAAGGACGCCACGCGTCATCCCAATGATAGCGAGCTGGCGGCGCGCGCGCGCTCATATGAGCTGGCCTACCGAATGGAGGCTTCTGCGCCCGAAGCGGTCGATCTCACCCGAGAGACGGCGGCGACCCGAGAGCTCTACGGGCTGAACTCAGAGGCGACTCGCGAATATGGAACGATTTTGCTGAGAGCGCGGCGGCTCGTCGAACGCGGCGTGCGCTTCGTTCAAGTCGTGTCCTGGCCTTTCGACAATGCCGGCGTGGATTTCAGCAATTGGGACGCGCACAGCAAGCTCGAAGAAAATCACGGCGCGCGTTCCCGCGCCGTCGACAAGCCCATTGCTGGATTATTGGCTGATTTGAAGTCGCGCGGACTGCTGGATGAAACGCTGGTGGTTTGGACATCCGAATTCGGGCGCACATCCTATGGCCAGAGCGGAGACGGGCGCGATCATAATCCATGGGGCTACACGCAATGGCTCGCGGGTGGAGGCGTGAAGGGCGGCTATACGCATGGCGCGACGGACGAGATCGGCCTGAAGGCCGTCGAAAATCCGGTCGACACCTATGATCTGCACG